DNA from Balneolaceae bacterium:
CCATCCCCGCCGTAATCACGCGGATGTCATCGCGCTCCCCGCCCATGGCCCGCACTCGCTCGTCGTCGGCGTTCAGTACAGCGACCCCGCCGGCCGGCAACCGCCGCACCACGGTGGACTTGGTCCGTGCGATCGCCTCCTGCGAGCCGAAGGTCTCCAGGTGCGCAATCCCCACGTTGGTGACCACCGCAATGTCGGGCTCGGCGATGTCGCAAAGCTCGTCGATGTTGCCCTCGTAGCGCGCCCCCATCTCCAGGATCAGCACCTGGTCGTGGGCCTCCAGGCGGTTGTTGATCACCTTGCAGATGCCCATGGGGGTGTTGTAGCTGGCCGGGGTGGCGCAGACGCGGTAGCGCTCCCCAAGCAGGTCGCGCAGCATGAATTTGGTGGTGGTTTTCCCGTAGGAGCCCGTAATGGCCACCACCGTCAGCTCCGGCATGGCAGCCAGTTTTTCGCGGGCCTGGCGGATGTAGCCCTGGTTGATGCGCTCCTCCACCGGCTGCATGATGCGCCCTGCGGCCCAGATCCAGAGGGGCGGCAGCGCGTCGGCCAGCACCCAGCCGAAGGCAAGTATGTAGATGTCGGCCATCTGAAGCGGCGGCGTCCGGAAACTGAGTCCCGTACCCGGGATGTAGCCGGCCATCGAGGCCATGGTGGCCGCAAAAGGCAGCAGCAGCGAAAGCAGGACGAAGGGAACCAGAAGGCGCTTGACCCTGTCGGTGAGCACCAGCGGTTTCTTGCGCTTCTCCTCGGCGTAGTAGTCGAAGCGCCCGAACCAGAAGATGCCGAAGACGCTCAGGATGATTACCGCCGCGCTGCCGGTGACGGTGTCCGACAGCAGCCAGAGCAGGATGAGAATGAGCAGGTTGTAGAGCACGTGCTCGGGAGTGATCACCCGCTCGTTCCAGTGCTCGAAGCACCACTGCCGGTATTCGTTGAACTTGTAGCCCTTCAGCTGGAAGATGTGGAGGAAAAAGCGGCTCCGGAGGAAGGTGTGGCGGGCCATTACCAGCAGGAAGGCCACCGTGAGCAGGTCAATAAATGTGAGGTACCAGTTCAAACGCGGCTGCTTTTGGGGTGCGGGGAGGGGCGCCGTCCGGTCGCTAAAGTAGATTCATTCCGTTATATTAACGGGCTGCTCCGGCAGCGTCATACGGAACACTCATCTCAAAGGTCCACCAATATATGAAATTAATCATCCCGATGGCAGGCCGCGGGACCCGCGTCCGCCCCCACTCCCACACCGTACCCAAACCCCTGCTGCCGGTGGCCGGCAAGATGATCGTGGAGCGCATCGTGGAGACCTTCGTGCGCACGCTGGACCGGAAGATCACCGAGATCGTCTTTATCCTGGGACCTGATTTCGGGCGGGAGATCCGTGAGTCTCTGGAGGCCATGAGCGAGCGTCACGGGGCCGAGGCCCATTTTCGCATCCAGGAGGTGGCCGAAGGCACCGCCCACGCCGTCTACAGCGCGGAAGACCAGCTGGATGGGGAGTGCATCATTGTCTTCGCCGACACCCTTTTCGACACCGAGGGAACGGTCTCCCTGGAGGGCGCCGACAGCGTCATATGGCTGAAGCAGGTGGACGATCCCTCCCGCTTCGGCGTGGCCGTATATGAGGGCGACCGCATCACCGATTTCGTGGAGAAGCCCGACGAGCCCATCTCCGACCAGGCCATCATCGGGGTGTACTACTTCCGCGACGCCTCCAGCCTGAAGGAGGAGATCGAATATCTGCTGGACAACGACATACGGGGACACGGGGACGAATTCCAGCTCACCGACGCCTTGGACCGCATGCTCAAGAAAGGGGACGTCTTCAAACGGGCGTCCGTAGACGAGTGGCTCGACTGCGGCACCCTCGACGCTTGGCTGGAGACCTCCGGCGTGATCCTGGAGAAAGAGGGAAGGGAATACGACGAAGACGACTTTACCGAAACTCGCATCATCCCGCCCGTCTATATAGGGGAGAACGTGGAGCTGGAGAACTGCATTATCGGCCCCCACGCCAGCATCGCCGACGGCTGCAAGCTGTACAAATGTACCATCAAGAACAGCTTGGTGCAGGAACACGCCGACTTGGAAAACTGCCGCCTGCAGGATTCAACGGTAGGGCGACACACTCGCCTGCACGGGGTAGACCAAGAGGTGCATGTGGGGGACCATTCTACGGTGGGGGTGGAGATCTAAAGATCTTTCCGTTCTGATGTAATCTTCCTGTCTACTTTCATTTTTCCTGAACAGTTACACCTATTGAGTAGGGAGGAGGTCAAAAGCGACGACGTCGGGCATTCTCAGAGATACCCAAAACTATCAACACTATAAACCGGAGCACATGCAGAAAGAGATTTTACGTCAAATGGTCGAACAGAGCCGGAAGGACTGTTTAAGAATTTTAAAGGATATAAATGCCGATAACGCCGATTACCGCCTGACAAAAGAAACCGCCTCCGTGGGGTTCATTTATAGATATATCGGCGAGGCGACAAATATGATGGCTCAGTTCTTTGGCTATGACACCGACGTAGAGGGAACTACGATGGGGCAAATAGATACGGGAAAAGATTATGACCTTGAAAAAAGCCGGATGCTTTTTGAAAACGGATACAAGACGCTTGAAAAATTGGTGAAGGAAATCTCTCTCATCACTGCGGGCAAATAGCATCGGCTATAGTGAAGGGGAAGGAGTTTTGAAAAATCCAGGACACGGATGGATTCATTCATTGATCTGAACTCACATATACATGGCTCCAATCCGATTCAAACATGCCGGACACTGGCAAAATCTTAGCCATCTGGTTAAGCAGCTTCAGCTTATTGAGGCATTGAGTGTAAGCGATCGGGTTGAGGTTGCTTCACAAGGATTTGCCACTCCATTCCAGGTAATTCCATTGGCCTGTGTAATAAATGCCAAAAAATTGTCGCCATATGTGAAGAATGAACATTCTGATATTGCAGCGTACTTGAATACGATTCGATTTCCAACCGGAATAAGGGCTGAGGAAGCAACACCCGGAGCAAGCGGCAATTACCTCCCCATAGCCAGGATCTCCGATGCAAAAAGTCCCGGTTCACGGAGTGAAGAATCTTACAAGCATCTTGAGGATCAGTACAGAGAATTGATTCTGTCTTGTTTTCCAGCGATCAGGGAAAAATTAAGCAATGCCATTGCATTTTTTCTCTCGGAATTGATTGAAAATGCCAAAGATCATTCCGAAGCGAAAAATTTTTACATTTTTGCACAATACTGGCCTGCACTCGGAGAATTTGAACTTTGTATGATGGACGACGGAATAGGTCTGAGGGGCTCCCTTTCCAAAAGGTATGAGCACGTTACTACCGACGAAATTGCCGTGCGGGAAGTTATTCAACGTCAACTATCTGCCAGAATTAGTGAGGTGGAGGCTTTACCGGGTACCGGCTTAGCGAATACCATTCGGATAGTTACCAATAAAGAACTGGTAAGTACGTTTACTCTGTTATCCGGTAATTATGGATATAGCTGTTCGAATGATCAATGCCGATGGGTAAAACCCGGAACCCTATCTCTTTCAGGAACATTGATTAACATTCGATTAAAAGAACCGAAGGAAAGGCTTAATATTTTCAGTTATATTCAATAAAGAATAATCCAATGCTGTCCCTGAAAGAGACATATCGAACCACACATCTTACCACCCGGTCTCTGGCTAAAAAGGTGTTTGAAGATCTTATGCAGAGGAACGCCTCAGAACAGGTGTTGGATTTTTCAGACATCGAATTTGTTTCCCGGTCGTTTATGGTGCAGCTTTACGCAATGTTGGCCAAGAAGCGTTCACAGGCACGGTTTATCAACATGAATGACGAAGTTGAGCAGATGTATCAGCTTGCAGTCCGTGCCTATAATACACCCGCCATTCTTACTGATTCAATGTCAAATAGCAGTACACCCACTGTTTTGACGATCTCCTGACCAAGCAAATCAATAAGCAGGGGGCATTAACTTCTGGTTATTAATAAGCTTCGGGACTACGATGGAGCGGTCTTGCTCTGCCATCCCGCACGTGAATCCCGGTACCGCCCGGCAGATTCTATCCCCTCTCCCGCACCGGTGTCATCTCAATGCGGAATTTTCGTACCATCTGGGTTGACAGGTTCAGGGGATTGGTGTCCAGGTAATAGAGTGCGCCATTCTTGATGATATAGTTATCGGAATCGTGGCCGGGAAAGGCATTCAGCAGTTTTCGTGGCCAATCGAATGATCCCAGCAGGTTGCCCTCCTCGTCCAAAACCCGCCACTCCGTGGAGTCCATGCTGTCGGTGTATATGGATACCCAGAGCCGGTTTTGATCATCCACTACGATCTGATCCAAAAGCGGCCACCGATCCGGTACCTCCAAGACGTTAAAAGTGCGGGATATCGCTGACCATGTATCCAGGAGGGTGTCACGGTGTGCCCTTGTAAATGAGGTTGCTTCCCACGGGGCGTATACAGCCCGCGCATAGGTGCCGTCGGATCGGTACGTGCGGATAAGGAATTCGTCTGTATAGGCCCTGTATATATGTCCGGACCCGGAAATCACCATCAGGTGTCGATTAGCCAACGGAAAGGAACGTTTGTTGACCCTTGAGCCAGATCCGGTTCTGATGATTTCCGGATGCTCGTATTCCATGATCACATCGGACACCGGCTCTATGTTCTGGTCAAAGTGAACAAAGTATGATCTCAAATTCGTTATCGAGGGCGCTTCGTCAGCGGACAAACTAATACCGCCAATGCGAAACTGGACCAGATAGGTACCATCCTTCCTGTAATAGAAATCGAAGGGACGCCGGCCCGAGATCGTATCGATGTGATCCCAGTTGCGCATCTCCAGATTTGCCACGTCGGCCAGCTCATAGGTGTCCAGGTAGAATCGGCTGACCCTGAAGTTGGTGTCGTCATACACAAACAGGTATTCCTCATTCACCCCTATATTCAGACCGCCGCGTGTAGTCAGGAACTCACCCGGCCCGCGGCCAGCCCTGCCTATGGATTGCAGAAAACTCCCGTCGGGATTATACACGTGGATCCTGTCGTTGCTCATGTCCGCCAGGTAGACCCGGCCCCGGTCGTCCACCGCGAAATCGTTGATGTAGCCGAGGTGGACCACTTCGTCGTATTTGTCGCCGAAACTATGCTCCTCAACCAGCTCGATTTTGTACTGCGGCTCCGGATTCTCCGGCAGCACAGTCAAATTTTCCACGTCCTGCAGGTGCTCGGGGATATCCCCGTTCGATTCGGGGGAGTGGTTCTGGTCCGGTCCACCTGAGGAACAGGCAACAAACAGAAGCGAAACGGACAGTAGACCGGTAAGCAGGCGCATGGGCCTGGGATAGGGTTT
Protein-coding regions in this window:
- a CDS encoding 6-bladed beta-propeller, with the protein product MRLLTGLLSVSLLFVACSSGGPDQNHSPESNGDIPEHLQDVENLTVLPENPEPQYKIELVEEHSFGDKYDEVVHLGYINDFAVDDRGRVYLADMSNDRIHVYNPDGSFLQSIGRAGRGPGEFLTTRGGLNIGVNEEYLFVYDDTNFRVSRFYLDTYELADVANLEMRNWDHIDTISGRRPFDFYYRKDGTYLVQFRIGGISLSADEAPSITNLRSYFVHFDQNIEPVSDVIMEYEHPEIIRTGSGSRVNKRSFPLANRHLMVISGSGHIYRAYTDEFLIRTYRSDGTYARAVYAPWEATSFTRAHRDTLLDTWSAISRTFNVLEVPDRWPLLDQIVVDDQNRLWVSIYTDSMDSTEWRVLDEEGNLLGSFDWPRKLLNAFPGHDSDNYIIKNGALYYLDTNPLNLSTQMVRKFRIEMTPVRERG
- the murF gene encoding UDP-N-acetylmuramoyl-tripeptide--D-alanyl-D-alanine ligase is translated as MNWYLTFIDLLTVAFLLVMARHTFLRSRFFLHIFQLKGYKFNEYRQWCFEHWNERVITPEHVLYNLLILILLWLLSDTVTGSAAVIILSVFGIFWFGRFDYYAEEKRKKPLVLTDRVKRLLVPFVLLSLLLPFAATMASMAGYIPGTGLSFRTPPLQMADIYILAFGWVLADALPPLWIWAAGRIMQPVEERINQGYIRQAREKLAAMPELTVVAITGSYGKTTTKFMLRDLLGERYRVCATPASYNTPMGICKVINNRLEAHDQVLILEMGARYEGNIDELCDIAEPDIAVVTNVGIAHLETFGSQEAIARTKSTVVRRLPAGGVAVLNADDERVRAMGGERDDIRVITAGMEGGDLRAGEVAYGPEGTSFTLVEGEDVEGREQISMRLLGAHNVQNLLLAAAVARHMGLRLKTIAVAARRIEPVEHRLELKKQNGLTVIDDAFNSNPTGARNALEILGSFEGGRRVIITPGMIELGELQEEKNREFGEQIGRAGLDLVILVGEKRTEPIYEGIRSTGFDMEKVKRAGGLFQANEMMQDFAREGDVVLYENDLPDSFDE
- a CDS encoding sugar phosphate nucleotidyltransferase, which gives rise to MKLIIPMAGRGTRVRPHSHTVPKPLLPVAGKMIVERIVETFVRTLDRKITEIVFILGPDFGREIRESLEAMSERHGAEAHFRIQEVAEGTAHAVYSAEDQLDGECIIVFADTLFDTEGTVSLEGADSVIWLKQVDDPSRFGVAVYEGDRITDFVEKPDEPISDQAIIGVYYFRDASSLKEEIEYLLDNDIRGHGDEFQLTDALDRMLKKGDVFKRASVDEWLDCGTLDAWLETSGVILEKEGREYDEDDFTETRIIPPVYIGENVELENCIIGPHASIADGCKLYKCTIKNSLVQEHADLENCRLQDSTVGRHTRLHGVDQEVHVGDHSTVGVEI